The proteins below are encoded in one region of Hordeum vulgare subsp. vulgare chromosome 3H, MorexV3_pseudomolecules_assembly, whole genome shotgun sequence:
- the LOC123445029 gene encoding 2,4-dichlorophenol 6-monooxygenase, translating into MPSIAGGGGWRLLSAGRGVTWLRLRRLQRPPLSSLAGGSGGDAPHLPVVIVGAGPVGLALSFLLAKFGIKCTVLERSMEFTRHPRAHFINNRTMEIFRKFDGLAGDIERAQPPVDLWRKFVYCTSLSGTILGSVDHMKQEDFDKVISPISVAHFSQYKLVDLLLKKLDGVGFQTCFPDELGGSSAQDLLLENKILMGHECSSIELTDDGILVGASFNNGGRMQERKLHCGLLLGADGARSKVRELAGIPMKGERDLQKLVSVHFVSRDLGKYLSSERPGMLFFIFNPDAIGVLVAHDLEHGEFVLQVPFYPPQQMFEDFSAKVCEQIIVKLVGWEPADIQVLDIKPWAMHAEVAEKYVGCDNRLILVGDAAHRFPPAGGFGMNTGVQDAHNLAWKLCLLLNGIANPSIIQTYESERRPVAIFNTELSLENFKAAMSIPATLGLDPTIANSVHRVINSGLGSIIPRNLQKVVLEGLFSIGRTQVSDYILSENNPLGSLRLARLRNILDEGKSLQLQFPAEDLGFRYEKGALVAEDCAKTTHQTEELKHSKRSSGEYIPSAKVGSRLPHMLVRPLHTSSEGVFSTLDLLSGDKPEFVIIIAPLKESYKLAQDMLRITDEFELSAKVCVMWPQGSGGEEVKGSISELAPWTNYVDVEEIPRATVNSSWWEICQVSNRSVILVRPDEHIAWRTETDMVRDACSEVRRVFSQILSRPQV; encoded by the exons GCATCAAATGCACGGTCCTGGAGAGAAGCATGGAGTTCACTCGGCACCCCCGAGCGCATTTCATCAACAACCGCACCATGGAG ATCTTCCGCAAGTTCGACGGCCTGGCCGGGGACATCGAGAGGGCTCAGCCGCCCGTGGATCTGTGGAGGAAGTTCGTGTACTGTACCTCGCTTTCCGGAACAATTCTTGGTTCGGTTGATCACATGAAGCAGGAAG ATTTCGACAAGGTCATTAGTCCTATATCAGTTGCACACTTCTCGCAGTACAAGCTAGTGGATTTGCTACTCAAGAAACTGGATGGCGTTGGCTTTCAGAcgtgctttcctgatgagcttggTGGTAGCTCCGCTCAAGATTTGCTGCTGGAAAACAAGATACTGATGGGACACGAGTGTAGCTCCATTGAGCTGACTGATGACGGCATTTTGGTTGGAGCATCATTCAACAACGGGGGGAGGATGCAGGAGAGGAAGCTTCATTGTGGCCTTCTTCTAGGCGCAGATGGCGCTAGAAGCAAAGTGCGTGAGTTGGCTGGTATACCTATGAAAGGTGAAAGGGACTTGCAGAAATTGGTCAGTGTTCATTTTGTGAGCAGGGATCTTGGAAAGTATTTATCTAGTGAGAGGCCTGGCATGCTGTTCTTTATTTTCAACCCAGATGCAATTGGTGTGCTGGTGGCACATGACCTGGAGCATGGGGAATTTGTGTTGCAG GTTCCATTTTATCCGCCTCAGCAGATGTTTGAGGATTTTAGTGCAAAG GTGTGCGAGCAAATTATTGTCAAATTGGTTGGATGGGAGCCAGCAGATATTCAGGTTTTAGACATAAAACCATGGGCAATGCATGCTGAAGTTGCGGAGAAGTATGTTGGCTGCGACAATCGTCTAATCCTAGTTGGTGATGCTGCTCACCGCTTTCCTCCTGCTGGTGGTTTTG GCATGAACACTGGTGTTCAGGATGCACATAACTTGGCTTGGAAATTGTGTTTACTTCTAAACGGCATCGCTAACCCATCAATTATACAAACTTATGAGTCAGAGCGCAGACCT GTTGCCATTTTTAACACAGAACTTAGTTTGGAAAACTTCAAAGCAGCAATGTCTATTCCTGCTACCCTTGGTCTTGATCCAACCATTGCAAACTCAG TGCACAGAGTAATCAATAGCGGCCTGGGATCAATCATTCCAAGAAATTTACAGAAGGTGGTTTTGGAAGGGTTATTTTCCATTGGTCGGACACAAGTCTCTGACTACATTTTGAGTGAGAACAATCCCCTTGGATCCTTGAGACTAGCAAGATTGAGAAATATTCTTGATGAAGGAAAAAGTCTACAGCTGCAGTTCCCTGCAGAGGATCTTGGCTTCCG CTATGAAAAAGGAGCCCTGGTTGCTGAAGATTGTGCTAAAACCACTCATCAAACTGAAGAACTGAAGCATTCTAAGAGGTCATCAGGAGAGTACATCCCATCTGCTAAGGTTGGTTCACGGCTACCACACATGCTGGTGAGACCACTGCATACTTCGAGTGAG GGCGTGTTCTCAACACTGGACCTACTAAGTGGGGACAAACCTGAGTTTGTTATCATCATCGCACCGTTGAAAGAGTCATATAAGCTTGCCCAGGATATGCTGAGGATAACAGATGAATTCGAGTTATCAGCCAAAGTTTGTGTGATGTGGCCACAAGGTTCAGGGGGTGAAGAAGTGAAAGGGAGCATATCCGAGTTGGCACCCTGGACAAACTATGTCGATGTCGAGGAAATACCAAGGGCAACTGTGAACTCATCATGGTGGGAGATTTGTCAGGTAAGTAATAGAAGTGTTATTTTGGTTAGGCCGGATGAGCACATAGCATGGAGAACAGAAACTGACATGGTGAGAGATGCTTGTTCAGAAGTTAGGAGAGTCTTTTCTCAAATTTTGAGTAGGCCCCAGGTGTAA